From a single Bradyrhizobium sediminis genomic region:
- a CDS encoding ABC transporter permease: MFVYVTRRIVYVIPIVVSVALVCFLLVHITPGDPLVAILPADASQELAAQLRVAYGFDRPLPVQFGLWLWKAVHGDLGHSIATGRPVLTEVMRAVGNTVTLAIAAATIGFTLGLFFGLIAGYFRDSWVDKLATSIAIAGVSVPHYWLGMVLVIIFSVQLNWLPAVGAGPGGSGAWGWDWEHIRYLFLPAITTSVIPMGIVTRTVRALTGDILSQDFVEALRAKGLRETHVFRHVIKNAAPTAMAVMGLQLGYMLGGSILIETVFSWPGSGLLLNSAIFQRDLPLLQGTILVLALFFVCLNLMVDIAQAAIDPRIKRG; this comes from the coding sequence GTGTTCGTCTATGTTACCCGCCGCATCGTCTATGTGATCCCGATCGTCGTCAGCGTGGCGCTGGTGTGCTTTCTCCTGGTGCACATCACGCCCGGCGATCCGCTGGTCGCGATCCTTCCCGCCGATGCGTCGCAGGAACTGGCGGCGCAATTGCGCGTCGCCTACGGCTTCGACCGGCCGCTGCCGGTGCAGTTCGGGCTGTGGCTGTGGAAAGCGGTCCATGGCGATCTCGGCCATTCCATCGCCACCGGCCGGCCGGTGCTGACCGAAGTGATGCGCGCGGTCGGCAATACCGTGACGCTTGCGATCGCGGCCGCGACGATCGGCTTCACGCTCGGATTGTTCTTCGGCCTGATCGCCGGTTATTTCCGCGACAGCTGGGTCGACAAACTGGCGACTTCGATCGCGATTGCCGGCGTCTCGGTGCCGCATTACTGGCTGGGCATGGTGCTGGTGATCATCTTCTCGGTGCAGCTCAACTGGCTGCCCGCGGTCGGCGCCGGTCCCGGCGGCTCCGGCGCTTGGGGCTGGGACTGGGAGCACATCCGTTATCTGTTCCTGCCCGCGATCACGACTTCGGTGATCCCGATGGGCATCGTCACCCGCACCGTGCGCGCGCTGACCGGCGATATCCTCTCGCAGGATTTCGTCGAGGCCCTGCGCGCCAAGGGCCTGCGCGAAACCCATGTGTTCCGCCACGTCATCAAGAACGCCGCGCCGACCGCGATGGCGGTGATGGGACTGCAGCTCGGATACATGCTCGGCGGCTCGATCCTGATCGAAACCGTGTTCTCATGGCCGGGTTCGGGGCTGCTGCTCAATTCCGCGATCTTCCAGCGCGACCTGCCGCTGCTGCAGGGCACCATCCTGGTGCTGGCGCTGTTCTTCGTGTGCCTCAATCTGATGGTCGATATCGCGCAGGCCGCGATCGATCCGCGAATCAAGCGGGGCTGA
- a CDS encoding ABC transporter substrate-binding protein: MRVEQQGKCRTAVTVAVLAVGLALPVAAFAQTTLRIGMTAADIPRTLGQPDQGFEGNRFTGLTMYDGLTMWDLSSADKASVMIPGLATEWKVDDADKKKWTFKLRPGVTFHDGSPFNADAVVWNVEKVLKQDAPQFDPSQVGVTASRMPTLASARKIDDMTVELTTKEPDSFLPINLTNLFMASPSKWQKFYDVAEGADAKAKSQAAWAAFAKDASGTGPWKMSSFTPRERLELVKNEKYWDKARVPKVDKMLLLPMPEANARTAALLSGQVDWIEAPAPDAVAQIKQRGFVLQTNEEPHVWPWQFSRVEGSPWNDIRVRKAANLCVDREGLKDGLLGGLMVPATGTFEPGHPWRGNVTFKIKYDKPAAQKLMQEAGFGPDKKLSVKVQTSASGSGQMLPLPMNEYLQQALAECYFDVKLDVIEWNTLFTNWRRGTKDPSANGANATNVTYAAMDPFFALVRFLQSSMAPPVSNNWGYINNPKFDELVTKARQTFEPAARDAALAELHAASVDDAAFLYVAHDVAPRAMSPKVKGFVQPKSWFVDFSPISMTP; encoded by the coding sequence ATGCGTGTCGAACAACAAGGGAAGTGCCGGACTGCCGTGACGGTTGCCGTGCTGGCGGTGGGGCTTGCACTGCCGGTAGCCGCTTTCGCGCAGACCACCCTGCGTATCGGCATGACCGCCGCCGACATTCCGCGCACGCTCGGCCAGCCCGATCAGGGTTTCGAGGGCAACCGCTTCACCGGCCTCACCATGTATGACGGGCTGACGATGTGGGACCTGTCCTCCGCCGACAAGGCGAGCGTTATGATCCCGGGGCTTGCGACCGAATGGAAAGTCGACGACGCCGACAAGAAGAAGTGGACGTTCAAGCTTCGTCCCGGTGTCACCTTTCATGACGGCTCGCCGTTCAACGCCGATGCCGTGGTCTGGAATGTCGAAAAGGTGCTCAAGCAGGATGCACCGCAGTTCGACCCGAGCCAGGTCGGCGTGACCGCGTCGCGGATGCCGACGCTGGCCTCGGCCCGCAAGATCGACGACATGACGGTGGAGCTCACCACCAAGGAGCCGGACAGCTTCCTGCCGATCAACCTCACCAACCTGTTCATGGCGAGCCCCTCGAAATGGCAGAAGTTTTACGATGTGGCCGAGGGCGCCGACGCCAAGGCGAAATCGCAGGCCGCATGGGCTGCGTTCGCAAAGGACGCCTCCGGCACGGGCCCCTGGAAAATGTCGAGCTTCACGCCGCGCGAGCGGCTGGAGCTGGTGAAGAACGAAAAATACTGGGACAAGGCGCGCGTTCCCAAGGTCGACAAGATGCTGCTGTTGCCGATGCCGGAGGCTAATGCGCGGACCGCGGCCTTGCTGTCCGGCCAGGTCGACTGGATCGAAGCGCCGGCGCCGGATGCGGTCGCGCAAATCAAGCAGCGCGGCTTCGTGCTGCAGACCAACGAGGAGCCCCATGTCTGGCCGTGGCAGTTCTCGCGCGTCGAAGGCTCGCCCTGGAACGACATCCGGGTTCGCAAGGCGGCCAATCTCTGCGTCGATCGCGAAGGCCTCAAGGACGGCCTGCTCGGCGGCCTGATGGTGCCGGCCACCGGCACCTTCGAGCCCGGCCACCCCTGGCGCGGCAACGTCACCTTCAAGATCAAGTATGACAAGCCGGCGGCGCAGAAGCTGATGCAGGAGGCCGGCTTCGGTCCTGACAAGAAATTGTCGGTCAAGGTCCAGACCTCGGCGTCGGGCTCCGGCCAGATGCTGCCGCTGCCGATGAACGAGTACCTGCAGCAGGCGCTGGCCGAATGCTATTTCGACGTCAAGCTCGACGTCATCGAATGGAATACGCTGTTCACCAACTGGCGGCGCGGCACCAAGGACCCGTCCGCCAACGGCGCCAACGCCACCAACGTCACCTATGCGGCGATGGATCCGTTCTTCGCCCTGGTGCGCTTCCTGCAGTCGTCGATGGCGCCGCCGGTGTCGAACAATTGGGGTTACATCAACAATCCCAAATTCGATGAGCTGGTGACCAAGGCGCGCCAGACCTTCGAGCCGGCCGCGAGAGACGCGGCCCTCGCCGAGCTGCACGCGGCTTCCGTCGACGATGCGGCATTCCTCTACGTCGCCCACGACGTCGCTCCCCGCGCCATGAGCCCGAAGGTCAAGGGCTTCGTGCAGCCGAAGAGCTGGTTCGTGGACTTCTCGCCGATCTCCATGACGCCGTGA
- a CDS encoding ABC transporter substrate-binding protein: protein MRIRNSMLLAAAAFAMAAAFSGISAQAETVVRYGISMADIPLTTGQPDRGAGAYQFTAYTIYDPLVAWEMDVSDRPGKLVPGLATEWKVDESDKKKWRFTLRQGVKFHDGSDFNADAVIWNLDKVLNDKAPQFDKRQSAQVKTRLPSVASYAKVDDSTIEITTKTVDSFFPYQMLWFLVSSPTQYEKLGKDWDKFAASPSGTGPFKLTKLVPRELAELSKNADYWNKKRIPKVDKMVLIPMPEALTRTNALLAGQVDLIETPAPDAVPQLKSAGMKIVDNITPHVWNYHLSVLPGSPWTDIRLRKALNLAIDRDAVVGLMNGLAKPAKGQVDPSSPWFGKPGFEIKYDLAAAKKLVQEAGYSREKPLKTTFVIAQGGTGQMLSLPMNEFLQQSFKEIGIDIDFKVVELETLYTAWRKGAADEMNAGITSNNIAYVTSDPLYAIVRFFHSGQIAPVGVNWGGYKNPKVDAVIDQAKQTFDIAKQDELLAQAHALIVDDAALVWVVHDTNPHALSPKVKKFVQAQHWFQDLTTIGLE from the coding sequence ATGCGCATCCGAAATTCGATGCTTCTTGCTGCCGCGGCGTTCGCCATGGCTGCCGCCTTTTCCGGCATTTCGGCGCAGGCCGAGACCGTGGTGCGATACGGCATCTCGATGGCGGATATTCCGCTGACGACGGGGCAACCGGATCGTGGCGCCGGCGCTTACCAGTTCACCGCCTATACGATTTACGACCCGCTGGTCGCCTGGGAAATGGACGTGTCCGACAGACCCGGCAAGCTGGTGCCCGGCCTCGCCACCGAGTGGAAGGTCGATGAGTCCGACAAGAAGAAGTGGCGATTTACGCTACGGCAGGGCGTCAAGTTCCACGACGGCAGCGACTTCAACGCCGATGCGGTGATCTGGAATCTCGACAAGGTGCTCAACGACAAGGCGCCGCAGTTCGACAAGCGGCAGAGCGCGCAGGTCAAGACCCGGCTGCCGTCGGTCGCGAGCTACGCCAAGGTCGACGACTCCACGATCGAAATCACCACCAAGACCGTCGACTCCTTCTTTCCCTACCAGATGCTCTGGTTCCTGGTCTCCAGCCCCACACAATATGAGAAGCTCGGCAAGGACTGGGACAAGTTCGCTGCCTCACCTTCAGGCACCGGACCGTTCAAACTGACCAAATTAGTGCCGCGTGAACTCGCCGAACTGTCGAAGAACGCCGACTACTGGAACAAGAAGCGGATCCCGAAGGTCGACAAGATGGTCCTGATCCCGATGCCGGAGGCATTGACGCGGACCAACGCGCTGCTGGCCGGACAGGTCGACCTGATCGAAACGCCGGCGCCCGATGCGGTGCCGCAGCTGAAATCGGCTGGGATGAAGATCGTCGACAACATCACCCCGCATGTCTGGAACTATCATCTCAGCGTGCTGCCGGGCTCGCCCTGGACCGACATCCGCTTGCGCAAGGCGCTCAATCTCGCGATCGACCGCGACGCGGTGGTGGGCTTGATGAATGGCCTCGCCAAACCGGCCAAGGGCCAGGTCGATCCGTCGAGCCCCTGGTTCGGCAAGCCCGGCTTCGAAATCAAATACGACCTGGCGGCGGCGAAGAAGCTCGTGCAGGAGGCCGGCTACTCCAGGGAGAAGCCGCTGAAGACCACCTTCGTCATCGCGCAAGGCGGCACCGGGCAGATGCTGTCGCTGCCGATGAACGAATTCCTGCAGCAGAGCTTCAAGGAGATCGGCATCGATATCGACTTCAAGGTGGTCGAGCTCGAGACATTATATACGGCGTGGCGCAAGGGCGCGGCGGACGAGATGAACGCCGGCATCACCTCCAACAACATCGCCTATGTGACCTCGGACCCGCTCTATGCCATCGTGCGCTTCTTCCACTCCGGCCAGATCGCGCCGGTCGGCGTCAACTGGGGCGGCTACAAGAATCCGAAGGTCGACGCCGTTATCGACCAGGCCAAGCAGACCTTCGATATCGCCAAGCAGGACGAGTTGCTGGCGCAGGCGCACGCGCTGATCGTCGACGACGCCGCGCTGGTGTGGGTGGTGCACGACACCAATCCGCACGCGCTGTCGCCGAAGGTGAAGAAGTTCGTGCAGGCGCAGCACTGGTTCCAGGACCTGACCACGATCGGGCTGGAATGA
- a CDS encoding CHASE2 domain-containing protein, which translates to MKRLRILRRWFMRKFGIARLLCLAILIGLAALRVADPAVVEELRVRTFDKFQVLDPRVKTARPVTIIDIDEKSLAKFGQWPWPRTRIADLVDKLTSLGAVVIAFDIVFAERDRLNPGEAADTIRNLDEETRAKLRALPSNDQILADAIKRSRVVLGESGLPYVLTEFDKSLPVTGLAMRGEEPQPFLLDFPGLVRNVHVLEEAAAGRGLFSIKNERDGIVRRVPMIMLAQGATMPSLSFEMLRVASGSGTILTKAEKAGLQSVGVRGFEIPTDNNGQIWVHFARRDPSIYVSAVDVLEGRVAPDRIAQKLVLIGTSAVGLLDVKTTPVDPVMPGVEIHAQVLESVLTRTELSRPNYAIVAEFLSALLLGLLVIAFAPMFGPITLVAVGALFATVLMGTSWYFYTQHRLLIDFTYPLASTTSIYLTLIFSSFVREQKQRRQIRSAFGQYLSPALIEQLAQSPEKLQLGGEEREMTIMFSDVRGFTTISESYKHDPQGLTALMNRFLTPLTNAILDRKGTIDKYMGDAIMAFWNAPLDDKEHEINACEAALDMLERIDALNQDREIEAKDGGHTYIPINVGVGLNTGVCVVGNMGSNLRFDYSVLGDSVNLASRLEGQSKEYGFPIIIGSRTAMAVKDRFAILELDFIMVKGKKEPEVIYAIAGRQDTAQSEHFQRLRNLTIEMLTCYRSRDWDGALAAIERGRKGDDGHALEYLYKLYETRIRGYQESPPPQDWNGAFALLTK; encoded by the coding sequence ATGAAGCGACTGAGGATATTACGACGCTGGTTCATGCGAAAGTTCGGGATTGCGAGGCTGCTGTGCCTCGCGATCCTGATCGGGCTGGCGGCGCTGCGCGTCGCCGATCCCGCCGTGGTCGAGGAACTGCGGGTCAGGACCTTCGATAAATTCCAGGTCCTCGACCCCCGGGTGAAGACCGCACGGCCGGTCACCATCATCGACATCGACGAAAAGAGCCTGGCGAAATTCGGCCAGTGGCCCTGGCCGCGGACGCGGATCGCGGATCTGGTCGACAAGTTGACCAGTCTCGGCGCCGTCGTGATCGCCTTCGATATCGTGTTCGCGGAGCGCGACCGGCTCAATCCGGGCGAGGCCGCCGATACCATCCGCAACCTCGATGAGGAAACCCGGGCCAAGCTGCGTGCGCTGCCGAGCAACGATCAAATCCTGGCCGATGCCATCAAGCGGTCCCGCGTGGTGCTGGGCGAATCCGGGCTTCCCTACGTCCTCACCGAATTCGACAAGTCGCTGCCGGTAACGGGGCTCGCCATGCGCGGCGAGGAGCCGCAACCGTTCCTGCTCGATTTTCCCGGGCTGGTGCGCAACGTTCATGTTCTGGAGGAGGCGGCCGCGGGGCGCGGGCTGTTCTCGATCAAGAACGAGCGCGACGGCATCGTGCGGCGGGTGCCGATGATCATGCTGGCGCAGGGCGCCACCATGCCGTCGCTGAGCTTCGAGATGCTGCGGGTCGCCAGCGGCAGCGGCACCATTCTAACCAAGGCCGAAAAGGCCGGCCTGCAGAGCGTCGGCGTCAGGGGTTTCGAAATTCCGACCGATAACAACGGCCAGATCTGGGTTCATTTCGCGCGCCGCGATCCGTCGATCTATGTTTCGGCGGTCGACGTGCTCGAAGGCCGCGTCGCGCCGGATAGGATTGCGCAAAAGCTTGTGCTGATCGGAACCTCGGCGGTCGGGCTGCTCGACGTCAAGACCACGCCGGTCGATCCCGTGATGCCCGGCGTCGAAATTCACGCCCAGGTGCTCGAGAGCGTGCTGACCCGAACGGAACTGTCGCGGCCCAATTACGCCATCGTCGCCGAATTTCTCTCCGCTCTCCTCCTCGGGCTGCTGGTGATCGCGTTTGCCCCGATGTTCGGACCGATTACCCTCGTTGCGGTCGGCGCCCTGTTTGCGACGGTGCTGATGGGAACCTCCTGGTACTTCTACACCCAGCACCGCCTGCTGATCGATTTCACCTACCCGCTGGCGTCGACCACGTCGATCTATCTCACCCTGATCTTTTCCAGCTTCGTCAGGGAGCAGAAGCAGCGCCGGCAGATTCGCTCGGCATTCGGCCAGTATCTGTCGCCGGCGCTGATCGAGCAGCTGGCGCAGTCGCCGGAAAAGCTCCAGCTCGGCGGCGAGGAGCGCGAGATGACCATCATGTTCTCCGACGTCCGCGGCTTCACCACCATCTCGGAGTCCTACAAGCACGATCCGCAAGGTTTGACGGCGCTGATGAACCGGTTCCTGACGCCGCTCACCAACGCCATCCTCGATCGCAAGGGCACCATCGACAAATACATGGGCGACGCCATCATGGCGTTCTGGAATGCGCCGCTCGACGACAAGGAACACGAGATCAACGCCTGCGAAGCCGCGCTCGACATGCTGGAGCGGATCGACGCCCTCAACCAGGACCGCGAGATCGAGGCGAAGGACGGCGGTCACACCTATATTCCGATCAATGTCGGCGTCGGTCTGAACACCGGCGTCTGCGTCGTCGGCAACATGGGATCCAATTTGCGCTTCGACTATTCGGTGCTGGGCGACAGCGTCAACCTGGCGTCGCGGCTGGAAGGACAATCCAAGGAATACGGATTCCCCATCATCATCGGCTCCAGGACCGCGATGGCGGTCAAGGACAGGTTTGCGATCCTCGAACTCGATTTCATCATGGTCAAGGGCAAGAAGGAGCCCGAGGTGATCTACGCCATCGCCGGCCGCCAGGACACCGCGCAGTCCGAACATTTCCAGCGGCTGCGCAACCTGACCATCGAGATGCTGACCTGCTATCGCAGCCGCGACTGGGACGGCGCACTGGCGGCGATCGAGCGCGGCCGCAAGGGCGACGACGGGCACGCGCTGGAATATCTGTACAAATTATACGAGACGCGAATCCGCGGCTATCAGGAAAGCCCGCCGCCGCAAGACTGGAACGGTGCCTTCGCGCTGCTGACCAAGTAG